In bacterium, the following are encoded in one genomic region:
- a CDS encoding gamma-glutamyl-gamma-aminobutyrate hydrolase family protein (Members of this family of hydrolases with an active site Cys residue belong to MEROPS family C26.) has translation MSTDEGHRPRIGVAGKDAAQLTNYLEAIEAAGGEPVPLLPGTGGSPEALLHALDGLLLTGGKDIDPELYGQSLREGLGVDVDGPRDELEIPLARRALERDLPVLGICRGIQVLNVAAGGTLFQDITLTGIARGSHNQREAIPQPPEDAAVHEVTVTPGSQVAEILGETRMGVNTFHHQVIAHPADRFAVVARSVEPRGDGVIEAVEVAGRAFAIGVQWHPERMWRRVPACARLFAALVRAAARKPVG, from the coding sequence ATGTCCACCGACGAGGGGCACCGCCCGCGGATTGGGGTGGCGGGCAAGGATGCCGCCCAACTCACGAACTATCTCGAGGCGATTGAGGCGGCCGGAGGCGAGCCTGTGCCGCTCCTGCCCGGCACCGGAGGGTCTCCCGAGGCGCTGCTCCATGCCCTTGATGGTCTGCTCCTCACGGGAGGGAAGGACATCGATCCAGAGTTGTACGGCCAATCGCTGCGGGAGGGGCTCGGCGTCGACGTGGATGGACCGCGCGATGAGCTGGAGATCCCCCTGGCGCGCCGGGCGCTCGAGCGCGATCTCCCGGTACTCGGCATCTGCCGCGGCATCCAGGTGCTGAACGTTGCAGCCGGAGGCACGCTCTTCCAGGACATTACCCTCACCGGGATCGCGCGCGGAAGCCATAATCAGCGAGAAGCGATTCCCCAACCTCCCGAGGATGCAGCCGTCCACGAGGTGACGGTCACACCCGGGAGCCAGGTGGCGGAGATCCTTGGGGAGACCCGGATGGGGGTCAATACCTTTCACCACCAGGTGATCGCGCATCCGGCCGACCGATTCGCGGTCGTGGCCCGGTCCGTAGAGCCGCGGGGCGACGGGGTGATCGAGGCCGTCGAGGTCGCGGGACGGGCGTTCGCCATCGGCGTGCAGTGGCATCCCGAGCGCATGTGGCGACGTGTGCCGGCGTGCGCCCGCCTCTTTGCGGCGCTGGTGAGAGCGGCGGCGCGAAAGCCGGTTGGCTAA